The following proteins come from a genomic window of bacterium:
- a CDS encoding PIN domain-containing protein, translating into MRYLDTNIIIRYLTRDDETRAAACYRLFEPVSKGREELTTSVATIAEATYVLSSQRGPYRLQPDEIAARLHPIVSLRGLVMSDKRVCIRALDLYAQYPFLDFADALGVAQMEAKGITEILSYDTDLDRLPGIARVEP; encoded by the coding sequence GTGAGGTACCTGGACACCAACATCATCATCCGGTATCTGACTAGGGACGACGAGACGAGGGCGGCCGCCTGCTACCGGCTGTTCGAACCGGTGAGCAAGGGACGTGAGGAACTGACCACCTCGGTGGCCACCATCGCCGAGGCCACCTACGTGCTGTCGTCCCAGCGTGGCCCGTACCGGCTGCAGCCGGACGAGATCGCGGCGAGGCTCCATCCCATCGTGTCGCTACGAGGCCTGGTGATGTCTGACAAGCGGGTGTGCATCCGAGCCCTGGACCTGTATGCCCAGTACCCGTTCCTCGACTTCGCAGACGCACTAGGGGTGGCCCAAATGGAGGCCAAAGGGATCACCGAGATTCTCAGCTACGACACGGACCTCGACCGGCTTCCGGGAATAGCACGAGTCGAGCCTTGA
- a CDS encoding type II toxin-antitoxin system PrlF family antitoxin yields MSTTQRNQVTIPGEVRHHLGIEPRDKVSFTIEDNGAVRLRKAPFTLETAYGSVKALDDHGGLEDIIRMAKEEKAADLVNEMNGL; encoded by the coding sequence ATGTCCACCACACAACGCAATCAGGTGACGATACCCGGTGAGGTACGACACCATCTCGGCATCGAGCCGCGGGACAAGGTCTCGTTCACTATCGAAGACAACGGTGCCGTCCGGCTGCGCAAGGCGCCGTTCACGCTGGAGACGGCATACGGGTCGGTGAAGGCCCTGGATGACCATGGGGGCCTCGAGGACATCATCCGGATGGCCAAGGAAGAGAAGGCGGCCGATCTGGTCAACGAGATGAACGGGTTGTGA
- a CDS encoding pyridoxal-phosphate dependent enzyme encodes MIDLTVDEATLEVVAVHTRDRGVRVPTLAQMRDPGLIPSDVREGLEDIGLWDLHPLNLFRITWHNQPVSRGGGFGGVNYVEWPSELTGVDARIISLIGKWFPTGAHKVGAAFGCLVPRLVTGQFDPGSQKAVWPSTGNYCRGGAYDSNLLGCESIAILPEGMSRERFEWLQTVAGEIIKTPGSESNVKEIFDKCNELAASGEDLVIFNQFDEFGNYLWHVSVTGPAVEEVLAEVMGEGDRYRGFAVTTGSAGTIAAGDYLKQRFPGSVIAGGEAIQCPTMLLNGFGEHRIEGIGDKHIPWVHNVKNTDFAIGLDDEAAMSLTRLFNEAAGQEYLVSRGVDPDVIEGLPLLGISGAANLLSAIKLAKYYEMTGRDIVVTIATDSMDMYRSRLHELSEDRGTFTTHDAVAAYHRHLLGTSTEHVHELGYYDRKRIHNLKYYTWVEQQGKTYEEIQAQWYDDHYWTGIQALADPIDRLIAEFNSLTGLG; translated from the coding sequence ATGATCGATCTGACAGTTGATGAGGCCACCCTCGAGGTGGTGGCCGTCCACACCCGGGACCGCGGGGTGCGCGTACCCACCCTCGCGCAGATGCGGGATCCGGGTCTGATCCCCTCCGACGTCCGTGAGGGGCTCGAGGACATCGGGCTGTGGGATCTCCACCCGCTCAACCTCTTCCGGATCACCTGGCACAACCAGCCCGTCTCCCGCGGGGGAGGCTTCGGCGGGGTCAACTACGTGGAGTGGCCCTCCGAGCTGACCGGAGTGGACGCCCGGATCATCTCCCTGATCGGCAAGTGGTTCCCCACCGGTGCGCACAAGGTGGGTGCCGCTTTCGGCTGCCTGGTTCCCCGCCTGGTCACCGGACAGTTCGACCCCGGATCCCAGAAGGCGGTCTGGCCGTCCACCGGGAACTACTGCCGGGGAGGCGCCTACGACTCCAACCTCCTGGGCTGCGAGTCGATCGCCATCCTCCCGGAGGGCATGAGCCGGGAGCGCTTCGAGTGGCTGCAGACGGTCGCGGGGGAGATCATCAAGACCCCCGGTTCCGAGTCGAACGTCAAGGAGATCTTCGACAAGTGCAACGAGTTGGCCGCGTCGGGCGAGGACCTGGTGATCTTCAACCAGTTCGACGAGTTCGGCAACTACCTGTGGCACGTGTCGGTGACCGGCCCCGCCGTGGAGGAGGTGCTGGCCGAGGTGATGGGGGAGGGGGACCGGTACCGCGGCTTCGCGGTGACCACCGGCTCGGCGGGGACCATCGCCGCCGGCGACTACCTCAAGCAACGCTTCCCCGGCTCGGTCATCGCCGGTGGGGAGGCCATCCAGTGCCCGACCATGCTGCTCAACGGCTTCGGGGAGCACCGGATCGAGGGCATCGGTGACAAGCACATCCCCTGGGTCCACAACGTCAAGAACACCGACTTCGCCATCGGACTGGACGACGAGGCCGCCATGTCGCTGACCCGCCTGTTCAACGAGGCGGCAGGCCAGGAGTACCTGGTGTCCCGAGGAGTCGATCCCGACGTCATCGAAGGCCTCCCCCTGCTCGGCATCTCCGGCGCCGCCAACCTGCTGTCCGCCATCAAGCTGGCCAAGTACTACGAGATGACCGGCCGGGACATCGTGGTGACGATCGCAACCGACTCGATGGACATGTACCGGAGCCGGCTCCACGAGTTGAGCGAGGACCGGGGCACGTTCACCACGCACGACGCGGTGGCCGCCTACCACCGGCACCTGTTGGGGACGTCCACGGAGCACGTCCACGAGCTCGGCTACTACGACCGCAAGCGCATCCACAACCTCAAGTACTACACCTGGGTGGAGCAGCAGGGCAAGACCTACGAGGAGATCCAGGCCCAGTGGTACGACGACCACTACTGGACCGGCATCCAGGCCCTCGCCGACCCCATCGACCGACTGATTGCGGAGTTCAACTCGCTGACCGGCCTGGGCTGA